The segment GTAAATACTATAATAAATGATAGGATAAAAAATTGATAGTGGTACAAAAATTTTTTTGTTAGTAAAATATACTCAACTTGAAAAAGGAAAATTTTTATCCTAAAAATAAGAATTAAAGAATGAAAAGACAGTCAGAATAAAAGGAGAAAAAAGATGGCACTTTGTACAGAAAGACAGCTTGTACCGACAAGACAGCTTCTTGATGCTGCGTTAGTTGGAAAATATGCAATAGGTGCATACAATGTAAATAATATGGAACTTCTTCAAGCTATTGTTGAAGCCGGTAATGAATTAAGAGCGCCTTTAATTCTTCAGGTTTCTGCAGGAGCAAGAAAATATGCAAGTCAGGCATATTTGATTAAACTTGTTGAAGCTGCTTTAAACAGCTCAGATATTCCTATTTCTTTACACTTAGATCATGGCGAAGATTTTGAAATCTGTAAAGCTTGTATAGATGGCGGTTTTTCGTCAGTAATGATTGACGGTTCAAAACATTCTTTTGAAGAAAACATTGCTTTAACCAAAAAAGTTGTAGATTATGCACACGCAAGAGGAGTTTCTGTTGAAGCTGAACTTGGAAAACTTGCAGGTGTTGAAGATAATATTTCAGTTTCCGAAAAAGATGCTATTTATACAAATCCTGATGAAGCAGCTGAATTTGTTGAAAAATCAGGATGTGATTCTTTGGCAGTTGCAATAGGAACAAGCCACGGTGCTTTTAAATTCAAAGGCGAACCAAAACTTGATTTTGAAAGATTGGCAGAAATCAAAGAAGCTGTTGGAAAAGACTTTCCGTTAGTTCTTCATGGCGCTTCAAGCGTTCCTGCGGAACTTGTAAAAATTTGTAATGATAACGGCGCAGTAATTCCCGGTACTCAGGGAGTTCCTGAATATATGTTTACCGAAGCTACAAAACTCGGTGTTGCAAAAATAAACGTTGATACCGACTTAAGGCTTGCATTTACAGGCGCTATCAGAAAACATTTTGCAGAAAATCCCGGACATTTTGATCCAAGACAGTATTTAACCCCTGCAAGAGCAGCTGTTAAAGAGATTGTCAGACACAAAATCCAGGTATTCGGAACAAACGGAAGAGTTTAGTTCTTCTGTCATTGAGAGGAAGGGTGAAGCTCTGACGCGGCAATCTGTTATTTAAAAAGACCGACTGTTAAGTCGGTCTTTTTGTTGTTTATGTGTTTTTGAAAATATTTATGCGGTTTTTGCAGTAAGTTTTGATTCATTTTCTCTCCACATTGAAAGAAGAACACTTGCATTAAAGATACTTGAATATGTTCCTGTAACAATACCGAGAATCATAGCAAGAATAAAGTTCTTTGTTGTAGAACCTCCAAAGAAATATAAGGAAAGAAGTGTTATAAGCGCTGTTAAAGAAGTGTTTATGCTTCTTGCGAGGGTTTGGTTTACGCTTATGTTTGCGATTTCGTTAAAAGATTTTTTCTTTGAAAGATATTTAGAGTTTTCTCTTATTCTGTCAAAAACAACGATTGTATCATGAACGCTAAAGCCTATTACTGTAAGGATTGCGGTTATAAACAAACTGTCAATTTCTGTCCCGAACAGGAGTCCTAATAAAGAAAAAGCTCCGCATACAAATATCGCATCGTGGAAAAGAGCAACAAGCGCGCAGATAGCAAAGTCGATATTAAACCTGACGGTTAAATATCCTACAATTCCGAAGAAACAGAGAAGAAGAGCTATCATTGCATTTTTGAACAGTTCTTTCCCTAAAGTCGGACCTATAGCACTTGTTTGAAGAGGAACATACACGCCCAGAGTTTGTTTAACAGTATTATTTACTTTTACTGTTTCATTGCCTGCGCCCTGACTGCTCAGGAATTTTGTTCTTATTGAAACTATGCTTTTTATTCCTGTATTGGCTTGTGATTTCTTTGTTTCCGCCTGTTTTATTTGTTTGGATTCTTTTTCTGTTTGGATAATGGGGTTTGTGATGCCTGTTTTTTCAAGGTTTGCTCTTAATAAATCAATATCAGACTCTTTTATTTCCGCATTAAACCCGTACTGAAGCATTGTCCCGCCTGTAAAATCAAGACCGACTCTTAAAGGAGTATGGCTCGGATAAATTATCATTGAATAAATCATTATTGCGATAGACGGAATAATTAAAGCAAGTGAAAAGGACAGCCAGAGCCATTTATATTTTATAATATCAACTTTATTTTTTTTTTCTAAATTAGGGTTGGTCATTTTTATTTTTCCTCATAATTTATTAGTCTATAACACCGAGTTTGGCTTTTCTTGCTGTAGTTTCTTCAAAAGAAACGGCTTTGCCGATGTCTTCTTTTTTGAGTCCAAACCACCCCGGATGAGTAAGTTCACCGGCTCCAAAGATAAGGTGCATAAAGTTTTTTGTTACAGTAATTGCTGTAAACATGCTCACCGCAACACCTATTGCTAGTGTAAGAGCGAATCCTTTAACTATGCTTGTTCCAAACATATAAAGAATGGAACATGTGATTATTGTTGTCATATTTGAGTCAAAAATACTTGTGAAAGCTCTTTCGAATCCTGCATTTATTGCCGCAAAAAGTGTTCTGCCTATTCTTAGTTCTTCTTTTGTTCTTTCAAAAATAAGAATATTCGCATCCACCGCCATTCCTATACTGAGAATAAAGCCTGCAATGCCTGCAAGGGTCAATGTTACAGGTATAATCTTAAAAATTGCGAAAACAAGCAAAGCGTAAATAGTAAGAGCTATATTGGCAATAAAGCCGGGAACTCTGTAATAAAGAATCATAAAAAGCATTACAACGCTGATACCGATAAGTCCTGCAATCTCGCTTTTGTGGAGAGAATCAAGTCCAAGTGTCGGACCTACTGAATTTTCTTCTATTATTACAGCAGGAACAGGCAAAGCACCGGCATTAAGAAGAT is part of the bacterium genome and harbors:
- the secD gene encoding protein translocase subunit SecD is translated as MKKENLIFLFILGLVVASILVIINKPTKFGLDLIGGSRLVLEARPTADVPVITPDVMDSLLYSIENRVNALGVSETVVQKVGTDRLLIEIPNISDPQKAKDYLGKTANLEFKKQVKGFNGQESWVSTGVSGKDLKNAYLGTDQTGQEWHVNFVLNDKGSRKFGKLTSEIVGKPLGIFFDNELVSSPVVNTAITGGEGYISGNFKKEEAQNMVNLLNAGALPVPAVIIEENSVGPTLGLDSLHKSEIAGLIGISVVMLFMILYYRVPGFIANIALTIYALLVFAIFKIIPVTLTLAGIAGFILSIGMAVDANILIFERTKEELRIGRTLFAAINAGFERAFTSIFDSNMTTIITCSILYMFGTSIVKGFALTLAIGVAVSMFTAITVTKNFMHLIFGAGELTHPGWFGLKKEDIGKAVSFEETTARKAKLGVID
- the fba gene encoding class II fructose-1,6-bisphosphate aldolase gives rise to the protein MALCTERQLVPTRQLLDAALVGKYAIGAYNVNNMELLQAIVEAGNELRAPLILQVSAGARKYASQAYLIKLVEAALNSSDIPISLHLDHGEDFEICKACIDGGFSSVMIDGSKHSFEENIALTKKVVDYAHARGVSVEAELGKLAGVEDNISVSEKDAIYTNPDEAAEFVEKSGCDSLAVAIGTSHGAFKFKGEPKLDFERLAEIKEAVGKDFPLVLHGASSVPAELVKICNDNGAVIPGTQGVPEYMFTEATKLGVAKINVDTDLRLAFTGAIRKHFAENPGHFDPRQYLTPARAAVKEIVRHKIQVFGTNGRV
- the secF gene encoding protein translocase subunit SecF, with amino-acid sequence MTNPNLEKKNKVDIIKYKWLWLSFSLALIIPSIAIMIYSMIIYPSHTPLRVGLDFTGGTMLQYGFNAEIKESDIDLLRANLEKTGITNPIIQTEKESKQIKQAETKKSQANTGIKSIVSIRTKFLSSQGAGNETVKVNNTVKQTLGVYVPLQTSAIGPTLGKELFKNAMIALLLCFFGIVGYLTVRFNIDFAICALVALFHDAIFVCGAFSLLGLLFGTEIDSLFITAILTVIGFSVHDTIVVFDRIRENSKYLSKKKSFNEIANISVNQTLARSINTSLTALITLLSLYFFGGSTTKNFILAMILGIVTGTYSSIFNASVLLSMWRENESKLTAKTA